One genomic region from Microcystis panniformis FACHB-1757 encodes:
- the trxA gene encoding thioredoxin — MGTATFIQDETEFDSLLKSESLLVVDCTATWCGPCKLVAPLIDRLADDYRDRAKVFKLDLDSNKLVAKRFGIRSIPAVMVFKQGELIETLVGVKPYEEFTEAVERQLR; from the coding sequence ATGGGTACGGCTACATTTATTCAAGATGAAACTGAATTTGATTCCCTCTTAAAGAGTGAATCCCTGTTGGTGGTAGATTGCACAGCAACCTGGTGTGGACCTTGCAAACTGGTGGCACCGTTGATCGATCGATTGGCCGATGACTATCGCGATCGTGCCAAAGTCTTTAAACTTGACCTAGACAGTAACAAACTCGTGGCCAAACGCTTTGGGATTAGAAGTATTCCTGCTGTCATGGTATTTAAACAGGGGGAATTGATAGAAACATTAGTTGGGGTTAAACCCTATGAAGAATTTACGGAAGCCGTAGAACGACAATTACGGTGA
- a CDS encoding type II toxin-antitoxin system Phd/YefM family antitoxin, whose product MLSKETTYSQARMNLASLLDQVCDESQIIVIKRRNQKNVALIAEDELSSLLECVYLLRSPENAQRLFRSLAWTQTEDATPQTLAELKEELGIES is encoded by the coding sequence ATGTTAAGCAAAGAAACCACCTACTCTCAAGCGAGAATGAATTTAGCCAGTCTCTTAGATCAGGTGTGTGACGAATCTCAAATTATCGTCATTAAGCGTCGCAATCAGAAAAATGTGGCTTTAATTGCTGAAGATGAGCTTTCCAGTTTATTAGAGTGTGTTTATTTATTGCGCTCGCCAGAAAATGCCCAACGCTTATTTCGCTCTTTGGCATGGACCCAGACAGAAGATGCAACTCCTCAAACATTAGCTGAATTGAAAGAGGAGTTAGGAATTGAGTCCTAA
- a CDS encoding CBS domain-containing protein, translating into MVLMSLDTPLSWAPDLEKAINRQPLTVPPTTSLADAIAMIGQAYNRLCLLTDDLSPLAAPAGEVRVSCLLVVQGQELLGILTERDVVRLTAQGINLTETTVADVMVHPLITLPQQSAQDIFAALFLFRRYRIRHLPIVDDQGQLVGVISHESIRQILRPANLLRFRRVSDVMTSQVVQAPLTATVLQLAQLMAEHRVSCVVITQRNSEDNDYPVGIVTERDLVQFQAVQIDLHKTRAQTVMSTPLFLLSPEDSLWTAHQEMQKRRVGRLVVSWNWGRGLGIVTQTSLLRVFDPMEMYGVIENLQQTIQQLESERSPFPPSPPADLLPQRTRTPSEKESAGDRELLLTLLDNAYKDVKYMLANLDIVVEQRRSLLQSVLDKLEYLGREISS; encoded by the coding sequence ATGGTGCTGATGTCCCTCGATACACCTCTGAGTTGGGCCCCCGATCTGGAAAAGGCGATCAATCGCCAACCCTTGACGGTGCCGCCAACCACTTCCCTGGCAGATGCGATCGCCATGATCGGCCAGGCCTATAACCGTCTGTGTTTACTCACCGATGACCTATCCCCTCTAGCTGCTCCGGCCGGAGAGGTGCGTGTTAGCTGTCTGCTGGTGGTGCAAGGGCAAGAGCTATTAGGAATTTTGACAGAACGGGATGTGGTGCGACTCACCGCTCAAGGAATTAACCTGACTGAGACAACCGTTGCTGATGTGATGGTGCATCCCCTGATCACGTTACCCCAGCAATCTGCTCAAGACATTTTTGCTGCCCTGTTTTTGTTTCGGCGCTACCGCATTCGCCATTTGCCGATTGTCGATGACCAAGGACAATTAGTCGGGGTGATATCCCATGAAAGTATTCGCCAGATATTGCGTCCGGCCAATCTATTGCGATTTCGTCGCGTATCGGATGTGATGACCAGTCAAGTGGTACAGGCCCCACTCACCGCCACAGTCCTGCAATTGGCCCAGTTAATGGCGGAACATCGTGTCAGTTGTGTGGTGATCACCCAGAGAAATTCCGAAGACAATGACTACCCTGTTGGTATTGTGACAGAGCGAGATCTTGTCCAGTTTCAAGCAGTTCAAATCGATCTGCACAAAACTAGGGCCCAGACGGTGATGAGTACGCCCTTATTTCTCCTCAGTCCCGAGGATTCCCTGTGGACGGCCCATCAGGAAATGCAAAAACGGCGGGTGGGGCGTTTGGTGGTTTCTTGGAACTGGGGTCGGGGGTTGGGTATTGTTACACAAACCAGTCTGTTAAGGGTTTTTGACCCGATGGAAATGTATGGGGTGATTGAAAATTTACAGCAAACGATTCAACAGCTAGAGTCCGAGCGATCGCCCTTCCCTCCTTCTCCACCAGCGGACTTATTACCCCAACGGACCCGCACCCCATCAGAAAAAGAGAGCGCAGGCGATCGCGAGTTATTACTTACCTTGCTGGACAATGCCTACAAAGACGTAAAGTATATGTTGGCTAACTTAGATATTGTCGTCGAGCAGCGGCGATCTTTGCTTCAATCTGTTCTCGATAAGCTTGAGTACCTCGGCCGTGAAATTAGCTCTTAG
- a CDS encoding type II toxin-antitoxin system YoeB family toxin codes for MSPKRENKPDKPQNNPIHGYLPVFSPDFKADLAWWYRNEPKKGDKILDLVADILDGDPFTGLGKPEPLKYTLHGYNLHFLLKDNNIV; via the coding sequence TTGAGTCCTAAAAGAGAAAATAAGCCAGATAAACCTCAAAATAATCCTATTCATGGTTATTTGCCCGTTTTTAGTCCTGATTTCAAAGCAGATTTAGCTTGGTGGTATCGGAACGAACCGAAAAAAGGCGATAAAATTTTAGACTTAGTGGCAGATATTTTGGATGGCGATCCGTTTACAGGATTGGGTAAACCCGAACCTCTTAAGTATACTTTGCACGGCTACAACTTGCATTTTTTACTCAAGGACAATAATATAGTTTAA
- a CDS encoding CP12 domain-containing protein, whose translation MLQAQEIMTQNVVTIRGSATVADAVQLMKEKKLRGLIVEPRHEQDPYGIVTETDIVYKVAAFGHDPKTMRVYEIMAKPCVVVNPELGVEYVARLFAQTRIRRAPVIQGKTLLGIISVSDILFKSDFVEKPKRLFIEDEIEAAREDARAICAAKGETSPDCAAAWDVVEELQAEASHQRVKKQGSNSFQAYCEANPDALECRIYDD comes from the coding sequence ATGCTACAAGCTCAAGAAATTATGACTCAAAACGTTGTCACCATTCGTGGTTCGGCAACGGTTGCCGATGCCGTGCAATTGATGAAAGAAAAAAAACTGCGGGGTTTGATTGTCGAACCGCGCCATGAACAGGATCCCTATGGAATTGTCACCGAAACCGACATCGTTTACAAAGTGGCGGCCTTTGGCCACGATCCTAAAACTATGCGGGTCTATGAAATTATGGCCAAGCCCTGTGTGGTTGTCAATCCCGAACTGGGGGTGGAATATGTGGCCCGGTTATTTGCTCAAACCCGCATTCGCCGCGCCCCAGTGATTCAGGGTAAAACTTTGCTGGGCATTATTTCTGTGAGTGATATTCTCTTCAAGAGCGATTTTGTCGAAAAGCCGAAGCGGTTGTTCATTGAAGATGAAATTGAAGCGGCTCGCGAAGACGCGCGGGCAATTTGTGCGGCCAAGGGTGAAACCTCTCCCGATTGCGCTGCGGCCTGGGATGTGGTGGAGGAACTCCAGGCCGAAGCCTCCCATCAACGGGTCAAAAAACAGGGGAGTAACTCATTTCAGGCTTACTGCGAAGCCAATCCCGATGCCTTAGAGTGCCGCATTTATGACGATTAA
- a CDS encoding recombinase family protein yields the protein MVLQVIAFRYPMTATPSNDLSAWERLEQGRQAKASNGGYAGYGSPAFGQRSIDGELVDDPEECRVIELIRRHHKSGKSLQKIADWLNEQGYTTKRGLPWQRISVKRVLDRLYGKVSRISGVTLQADQNPEVLTPASGDAAPETIRG from the coding sequence ATGGTTTTGCAAGTTATTGCATTTAGATACCCTATGACAGCGACCCCTTCCAACGATTTATCTGCCTGGGAGCGGCTAGAACAAGGCAGACAAGCAAAAGCAAGCAACGGTGGTTATGCGGGCTACGGCTCCCCTGCCTTTGGACAACGATCGATCGATGGGGAATTAGTGGATGATCCGGAAGAGTGCCGGGTCATTGAACTGATTCGCCGTCATCACAAATCAGGGAAATCCTTGCAGAAGATCGCCGATTGGCTTAATGAACAGGGCTACACCACCAAACGCGGTCTACCATGGCAGCGTATTTCCGTAAAGCGAGTGCTGGATCGACTTTATGGAAAGGTGTCCAGAATTTCCGGAGTAACCCTTCAGGCCGACCAGAACCCGGAAGTACTCACCCCAGCGTCTGGTGATGCCGCCCCTGAAACCATTAGAGGCTGA
- a CDS encoding IS630 family transposase, producing the protein MINLEFTEEEKNSLYYERFHHPHPRVQLKMEVLWLKSQKIPHQKICQLAGISPNTLLTYLRDYQEGGIEKLKEINFYRPKSELEFQKETLKKYFEKNPPATINEAVYRIEELTGIKRSPTQVRKFLKSMGMKCLKVGSLPSKADPDEQEDYKEKKLEPRLNEAKEGKRAVFFVDAAHFVMGAFLGFVWCFERLFVKSPSGRKRFNVLGALNAITHEVILVTYETYITATQVCELRSKIAALGLMIPITLVLDNARYQKCKIVEELALSLSIELLYLPSYSPNLNLIERLWKLVKKKCLYGKYYENFSDFSSAIYECLNDAHLKHKKELDSLLTLRFQKFNKSQIMNV; encoded by the coding sequence ATGATTAACCTAGAATTCACGGAAGAAGAAAAGAACTCACTGTATTATGAAAGATTTCATCATCCCCATCCCCGGGTTCAACTGAAGATGGAAGTTCTCTGGTTAAAAAGCCAAAAGATACCGCACCAAAAAATTTGTCAGTTAGCAGGAATCTCGCCAAATACCTTATTAACCTATCTTCGCGATTATCAAGAAGGCGGAATAGAAAAATTAAAAGAAATCAACTTCTATCGCCCTAAAAGTGAATTAGAGTTTCAAAAAGAAACCCTCAAAAAATACTTCGAGAAAAATCCACCAGCCACAATAAATGAAGCTGTATATAGGATAGAAGAATTGACGGGAATAAAACGAAGTCCTACCCAAGTGAGAAAATTTTTAAAATCAATGGGAATGAAATGTTTAAAAGTAGGTTCTCTTCCTTCTAAAGCTGACCCAGATGAACAAGAGGACTACAAAGAAAAAAAGCTAGAACCCAGACTAAATGAGGCAAAAGAAGGAAAAAGGGCTGTTTTTTTTGTTGATGCCGCTCACTTCGTCATGGGAGCATTTCTCGGTTTTGTTTGGTGTTTTGAGAGACTTTTTGTTAAGTCACCGAGCGGGCGTAAACGCTTCAATGTTTTAGGAGCATTAAATGCAATAACTCATGAAGTTATTCTGGTAACATATGAAACTTATATTACGGCAACTCAAGTCTGTGAACTCCGGTCAAAAATAGCTGCTTTAGGACTAATGATTCCCATCACTCTAGTCTTAGATAATGCCCGCTATCAAAAATGTAAAATTGTTGAAGAATTGGCTCTTTCTTTGTCAATAGAGCTGCTCTATCTGCCGTCTTATTCACCTAATCTAAATTTAATTGAAAGGCTGTGGAAATTGGTCAAAAAGAAATGTTTATATGGTAAATATTATGAGAACTTTTCTGACTTTTCTTCAGCTATTTATGAATGTCTGAATGATGCCCATCTGAAACATAAAAAAGAACTGGATTCCTTGCTGACTCTACGATTTCAGAAGTTTAATAAATCTCAGATTATGAACGTCTAA